The nucleotide window GATTGATAGAAGATTCGAACCATAACAAGTCCATTTTtgcaaaagaaattttgaacaacaaaaagatccacgatttaaagaaattttgaacaacaaaaagatccacgatttaaagaaattttgaacaacaaatagatccacgattgatagaAGATTCGAACCATAACATGTCCATTTTtgcaaaagaaattttgaacaataaatagatccacgattgatagaAGATTCGAACCATAACAAGTCCATTTTtgcaaaagaaattttgaacaacaaaaagatccacgatttaaagaaattttgaacaataaatagatccacgattgatagaAGATTCGAACCATAACAAGTCCATTTttgcaaaagaaattttaaacaacaaaaagatccacgatttaaagaaattttgaacaATAAATAGATAGATCGATTGATAGAAGATTCGAACCATAACAAGTCCATTTttgcaaaagaaattttaaacaacaaaaagatccacgatttaaagaaattttgaacaATAAATAGATAGATCGATTGATAGAAGATTCGAACCATAACAAGTCCATTTttgcaaaagaaattttaaacaacaaaaagatccacgattgaaagaaattttgaacaataaatagatccacgattgaaagaaattttgaagtatgaataGATCAATGATTGTTGAACTATAAatagtttaaagaaaattttgagcaataaatagatccacgatttaaagaaattttgaacaataaatagatccacgatttaaacaaattttgaacaataaatagatccacgattgatagaAGATTCGAACCATAACAAGTCCATTTTtgcaaaagaaattttgaacaataaatagatccacgattgatagaAGATTCGAACCATAACAAGTCCATTTTTGCAAAAGAAATTTTGAGCAataaatagatccacgattggaagaaattttgaacaataaatagatccacgattgaaagaaattttgaagtatgaataGATCAATGATTGTTGAACTATAAatagtttaaagaaaattttgagctataaatagatccacgattgaagtaaattTTGAACTATATAGAGATCCTCGATTGATGTcactttttaattataaatttatccatgtttgaaagaaattttgaattatattgCTTGAAGATTGCTTGAAGATTCGAACCATAATacgtattaaaaataaatacatccACGATTGATAGAAGTATAAAACCCAAATAATATTACGGATTGATAGAAGATTTGAGCCATAATAAGATCATATATCAAGGaatatgtttaacaaaaatgaaCTGTAAGTAGATCTATGACTGATCGTagattaaaatcagaaaaaggTCACAGATTGaggaaaatttttaacttaaatatgCCTAAGACTGATCGCAGATTGAAACCAAAAATAGGTTAGAGATTGATTAGAAAACTTTGAACTTAAATAAAGCCATgaatgacaaaatatttaaacttaaatatgtCGATGGTTACTAGAAAACTTAAATCATAGATTTAGGAACAAGTTGAActtagatatatgtatatctggTTAATAGAAAACATGaatcataaatacattaaaaaaacataaaatgatcATATAGTGAGAATTGTCAATTGATAAAAGATTTGAACATAAACTCACGATTGATGTTAGATTTGAACTGAAACATCCAAtccacgaaatttttttttttatagatatttttttttaacatttttcaaaatttttatttgttatctaAATCAATACATTTCTTCTACTTtcagcaaatatttttatacacaaaGACATGATGGAATTTGGTTAATAAGTATGAATTTTTGTTTGCCAACAAAAGAGTtataacaaaactaaaacattacagtagattttataaaaacacaaaactctCAACTAtcttctttaaaatataaaaaagcaacTCTTAAACTCCCAgcattaaaaagtaaaaacaaactCCCAACtatacaaaactaaaaatttaagaaaaacaaaattatctaAAGATCACTAGCATCTTATAAAACTTGAAAActgacttaaaaaaaaaaacaaaacttttcctAAACAAACACCAACAAACCAGGAAACGCGACAAATTTCCGCAGACATTTGATTTAGAAACTTGACAAAACGAGTGCCACATTGGGTCACTCAGGGCGGCGAAGGCAACGGCGCTCATTGATAAACGTGCTGGGGCCATGGAGCCGCCTGGCGGTGTACCGCCAGATAGAGATCGtcaattggttttaaaacagaTGGTAACATTTCATGAACGTCCCGAGGGTAGTTTATGTGGCAGAGCCATAACGACCACAGCACAACAACCCAATCCAGCGTTTGCTTCGACAGCAACCACTTACTCGGCAACAACACAAGCGGCCACGGCATTTAGTGGCAGCTCCATTGGTCATGCCTTGGTGAAACATCATGGGACAACAAATCCTCTGCCAggacaacagcagcaacaatcaAATTCTTCGGGTTCTTCGCCTTCGCAACATGGCAGTACAACAAGCAGCAGCAGTAGTAGTTCAACCACACTACAGTCAGCAACATCGGCCGGCAGTGCGACAAGTCAACAGCAAACGCTAGAGAAGCTATCGAGGCCCATGGCATTTGATaaggtaataaaaataaaagatttttagaatatattttaaaaatagttaagagtttataaaaataaagctGTTAtaataattgcttttaaaattatttctgtttGTCCGTCTTTATGAAACGGCATGAACAGACTTGTATAACGCCATCTTCATTAGCATTTTTCTTTTCCACATGTATGGGACACTTTAACTCAATTTCGTTTTCATTTTTATCGCTATTGGACAACAGGGTATCTAAGGCTGATTGCATTAGACTGGCCATTTGTTTCGGTTCACTTTCAGAATCTGAATCTGgggttttgaaaaatattgttggATTAGAAATTATCGCAGTCTCATCTTTGTGGTCTCCTTCTTGTGGTCCTTCTATTGAATTGAAAACATAGTCGAAATTGGGTTCATTTGTTTGCCGGTAAAAATGTCTTTGTTGTTGCAAATTAGGAGAATACGACTGCTGGCTAGTTTGTGAGATATATGGAAGGGAATCTAAAAAAGGAGAGGTGTTTTATCTAGCTTAGAATCAAAGtgagggtgaattccaaaatgtctgTATGTAATGCTGTCATATCTTTACCAAGACAAAGCAAGCAAACGCGtagataaaatttatcaaaaattacacggttgcgttaagGATCACTCGACTTTTTATGATTGCATTTCATACATACGTTTTGGAATTCATCCTGATTTCAATAAGGTTACACCAATAGGTAGAtgaattatatactttgtatattgAGTTTGACATTCACTTATGGAAATGTATTGatttttgaattataaaatatttcacttaCCCATTCCCACTTTAAACATCATCATATTGCCAAACTTTACAAGTTCATCAAGGGAAGCAATTGGATTTAAAAGTCCATAAGATGATTGTATAGGCTGCGGTGGCATAATAACATGTGCTCCTACAACTCGCGTATGTAACATGGGGGGCAAATGTTTATTCCTGGCATGTTTATGGGTCTCTTTAGAATGCTCCTGGTCATCACAACGTTTATCCATAACAGATTGATCTAAATTATTATCTATGGCTTGGTTTACCAGCTTTGAATCTGGAGAAGTATTTGTTAATCCAGTTACTTTATGATCTGCTATTTGACGTTCATTAAATTTCCGTTCTCTTTCACGTAATATTACGGCCAAAGGTCGGCTAATGTTACGTTTCTTATTCAATTCTGAAGTAAGATTTTTGGAGCTACTAGATGAAGTTCCTGTATCAAAAACTGTGTCAAATagtactcaaaattttaaatacaaatttaacttAACTTACCTTTGTGATCGGTTTTGTTATCAATTTCTTCCGAGTTTGGTTTTCCATTATGCAGCGCCACAAAATCTTGCTTTACTCTAGAGTTGGTAGCATCCTTTAGGGAATTACGTTTAATACGTTTTAAAGACCAAACTTCCAAGGGTGTTAAATAGACTGGAATTCGTATAGTTTATTTAATAATcttcaaatgtttaaataaaatagctaATACTTACCAAAAACGCTAAATAGTAAAGCCATTTTAAAATTCATGGTTTATTATAGTGAAgaaagttgtaaaaaataaatgtattttttgcttgtatttgaaaatattttatttgaattgaaaatattgaagTATGTAAATTGATAACGATTTCATGGATCTTATGTTTCTCTTAgcaaaagtaaacaaatattgttaaacaagtttttataGTAGAGAATGCCAATAGTGAAGTTTTAGTGACTTACTAGTAATATTGTCAGTGGTACTACTGACCAGATGTATCCCAGCCAATGTTAAATGTCTGTTGACATTTAACATTAGCTTGTCATTGAAAATCCACCACTACTGACTAGGTAGTTGTTTTCTATAGCTGCACAGCATAATAATGCCGAATTTTATaacacttcaccaaattatccCTGCAGGGAATGCCAGTAGTAAATTTGTAGTGATTTACTAGTGACATTGTCAGTAGCACTACTATCATATGTACCCCAGCCAATGAAATCTTCTATTGACATTTAACATTATCTTGTCATTGAAAATCCACCAGTAGACTGTATCACTATTGACTATGTAGTTACTTTCTATACCTATTGACTACAcagcataataaaaaaaaaactattgacgCGATCGTCGACAGTGTCACCAAGAACTGATGCCTCTAATGTATCTCTACTGCGCTTAAAGGAAAGTTTGTCGACATTTTAACTAGTGAAATTGTCTGTAGAGATATAGTATTGACATAGAGATATATGGTCCTAGGCTGACTACAGggatgctttaaaaaaattttaaatacaaacaaaatcaaagaaatttttttaatattttttttaatttattggcaaaaaactatgccaatttttttttttaatttctctttcttaaaaatttttaatttaaatttttttttaaattttttagtgaaaaaaactttaaaacaaaaaattttttttgatgaaaaaaaacattcggggtagaaaatatatttcccgattttgacccattgtccgacttactttggccttatatacTCCGTTACAAAGGTATTTCAAATATCTATGATTAGATATccaaattgtctatattaatgacataagGTAGGGAGGGTCACACATTGCTCTAAAAACCGTAACTACTTTTTTTagcataaatttgtttgacgtgtttgatcttacaagtgttttgtaagatcaaacagcatcaaataaaataaaactgaaa belongs to Calliphora vicina chromosome 4, idCalVici1.1, whole genome shotgun sequence and includes:
- the LOC135959159 gene encoding uncharacterized protein LOC135959159 isoform X2, encoding MNFKMALLFSVFVYLTPLEVWSLKRIKRNSLKDATNSRVKQDFVALHNGKPNSEEIDNKTDHKGTSSSSSKNLTSELNKKRNISRPLAVILRERERKFNERQIADHKVTGLTNTSPDSKLVNQAIDNNLDQSVMDKRCDDQEHSKETHKHARNKHLPPMLHTRVVGAHVIMPPQPIQSSYGLLNPIASLDELVKFGNMMMFKVGMDSLPYISQTSQQSYSPNLQQQRHFYRQTNEPNFDYVFNSIEGPQEGDHKDETAIISNPTIFFKTPDSDSESEPKQMASLMQSALDTLLSNSDKNENEIELKCPIHVEKKNANEDGVIQVCSCRFIKTDKQK
- the LOC135959159 gene encoding uncharacterized protein LOC135959159 isoform X1, with the protein product MNFKMALLFSVFVYLTPLEVWSLKRIKRNSLKDATNSRVKQDFVALHNGKPNSEEIDNKTDHKVFDTGTSSSSSKNLTSELNKKRNISRPLAVILRERERKFNERQIADHKVTGLTNTSPDSKLVNQAIDNNLDQSVMDKRCDDQEHSKETHKHARNKHLPPMLHTRVVGAHVIMPPQPIQSSYGLLNPIASLDELVKFGNMMMFKVGMDSLPYISQTSQQSYSPNLQQQRHFYRQTNEPNFDYVFNSIEGPQEGDHKDETAIISNPTIFFKTPDSDSESEPKQMASLMQSALDTLLSNSDKNENEIELKCPIHVEKKNANEDGVIQVCSCRFIKTDKQK